The Nicotiana tomentosiformis chromosome 2, ASM39032v3, whole genome shotgun sequence genome includes the window CATCTTTATTTAAGACAGAACCTTTAGTATTCTCACCGTCATATTCATCTTCTTCTACTTTCtcctcattttcttcttcctcctctATTTCATCCTTTAGTGGTTTCAGTGGTCTTCCCCTTCTCCGCACTGGTATCTTCTCTTCTTCACCACTTCCAATATCGTCACGCACAGATTGcttctttgcctttcctcttcCTCTGCCCATTGTTCAAAGCTGGAAATTCTTCTCCTGAAGACTTCTTTTACAAATATAAAGCTCAGAGGCCTTAAAATAGAATGTAGCACtccaagaaaaaaattaaaaatcctaTGAAATACACGAAAAGAGCGGATTAGACAGAACCACACAATCTTAAAGAACCAAATATATGAGGAGGATTATACTTCAACTCATGAAAACAGTTCTGAAAAAGAGAATCCCACCGGATAtcatacatcaacatgaacagtAAAGATAAAAACTTTATCTTTGATGAAAGTGTATCCtcaaaactccaaattgaaaTCGGAAAAATAAAAGGGCAGCCGGTGCACGAAACATTCGCATTCACTCagggttcggggaagggccgcacACCGTGTGATATGTAAAACTTAAATAACTTTAAGAActttttttttcacaaaataGCAAAACTTAAATAAAGAGAATGATTCAAATGAAACATAAATTCTTCATAAATTATTCAAACACTAGAGCTTAAACAAACTAAATCAAGTGGAGTAAAAAAGATTCTTGACCAAATATGCACCTCCCACCCACCCACCCCACCCAAAAAAAAGAATCTTTAATGAGAAATTCAAAACACAACCTTGCCATATATAACATTCatcagataattaaaaagaaCACAACATACCATATCATTAAGAAGCAAATCAAGAACATCAAAAACacaagagaaaaaaaaaacatggCAGCTTACATTAAAACTCAAACAAGACCAAATATTGATGGAACTTTACAGTACAacataaagattgaatctttagaCTAACCCATAAAGAATCTATCATTAAGCTATTTTTTATGCTGCTTTTGGAATTAAAACAGAGTAAAACATACCTAAAGAAGCGGATTTTTCAAGAATCAGCCACTATTTGCATCTTTAACCACAAACCATTTCTGAAAATCTCATAAAACCAATTAaaaatccaaaggaatctcaatAGTCAGATGGGTTAATATTGTGGAGTGTTAAAGGTTGAACAAACAACAGTGATGCAAGTACAGAAGCTAAATATTATTTGTCAGAATAAAAAACTGGTAAGAAGGAAAATATAGAAAAGAACAGATCACAATAAAGAGTTTAATATGCGAGTGGAGTTTTGAGGAGATGAATTTATGCCATTAAAGGTTGAGAGCTGTGGGAATAAGCTAAGGCAAGAGGCAAAGCCAAAGAACACTACAAATGAAAGAAGTGAAGAGAGGAAAAATGGGACAGTAATATTAGTAGTAGAAATTGTTGAAAGATCATTTTATTTAGGGAAAAGAGCCAAATATACTCTCAACTTtcctatattatttatatttaaccTCCCTTATTCCATCatgccaaatttacccctacgaTCATcgaacttttaaaaatacccctgGATCTATTAAGTAATACAAAATCTCCtaaattctttttatttaaattacttgttatttttcttggtccactatttttgaaataattggcatttacctACTTTCTGAAttagagagaaaaaaaaagagaaaaaaatattaaataatacaatcgaataaacaaagtatagtaaattgaaaaatctaaattaggtaacttttctaaattctaaaagtatttacaacatcccaattttaatAAATTCATTGCACCAAATGTATagagactttgcaagtattagtgattgaagttgaagttccttggagactttacattgtctaattcaactttgctttaattaaataCCTAAACATTGTTCACTctaagttagtcgatcgaacttTATACTAACCAAgtaatgacaaaatatatttaaatatactTGTACATAGATGATGATCAACTgcatataatataaaataaatagacccactaaattctacggtgtgtatatgattgaaaaaataaataaaattctaaaccaattttatttattacaagaagaaaaatgaatgcattgataattaaaaaacattatgaataatttgtatagtctagtaactttagTATTCACATaaatagtaatttttgaaaataatggagcaagaagaacaacaagtgatttaaataaaaagaatttgggagattttggattacttaatagATCAAggagtatttttaaaagtttgctgattgtaggggtaaatttggcccgatagtataacagaggttaaatatagataatatatgaaagtagatagctatatttggccattttccctTTTATTTATCTCAACGGGCACTTTGGGAAATTAGGGTAAGTTACAAAAGAGAGCTTAGGTGTTTGGAGATaataggaaaaagaaaatgaaataaaatttcaACCAAGTAAGATTAAATTATtctttctgttttattttatatagtactctttcttttttttacttatttaaaaaaataacacCTTTCTACTTTTAAaaagaatttaaatttaaattttattatatgtaACATATTTTCATAACAAAAATATCTTGACATATTTGATATACagttttaaaagtcttttttAAATTGAACTTTTGTCAAACACCGTAATATAAAAAGAAAAGGAGTAATAGACTTAAAAAGGAAGGAGTGGGGTTGTACTATGTGAATTATTAAGGGGACATCTTCATGAACATCTCATGGCTTGCCTTTACTACGTAAACCAAGTTAATGTTTAGCGAATAATTAGTAGAGTATTTAATAGATGGTAAACATGATCTATTTTTAAAGATGAAACAGTTCATAATATATGAGATAGCACTAAAACGTAAGCAAAAAAATTGAACTTGATTTTGTTTAGTATAAACAAAAATGACTTTTCAAGATTTAGAGGAGTTCAATAgtaagaaaaaatattttatttgtttagCGTTATGTTTGACTAAATGAGATAGATAAAACTCACATAATGAAGAGTCTCTGAAATTAATAATCATTTGACTTCTAATGTTATGATATTACTTTCTATCTTGATTTATATTTATATCatgattttattatttgataaGAAAGGCAGATATTGACTCTTTGAATACTATATCAATGTAATTGGTTTCAAGTATTACGTGATGTGGAAGGGGAATTATTATTCCGTAATTTCGCAGTTTCTTTTTTAgaaattgttgttgttatattttAGTAGCCAGtagtaaaatatttttaaagaatattGAGAAAATCGGAGGGTAGTTTAGAATCCGGATAACCCCCATTGGCATGTACTAGGAaccgtttggattggcttaaaaaaagTGGCTTTTCAGCAGAAATAGTTTATAAGTCAAAAAGCAATAAGTTGGAGTTGCCCAACTTATTACTTTTggcttgttttacgtagcttttAGCTTATTTTAAATACTTTTTAACTTTGCCAAATActgaaaaaaaatacaaaaaagattAAAAGCTGATTTAACCATCTTAAAAGCTAATCCAAACACCCTCTAGGTCTAATTATTAAgagtgaaattcaaaaatatccagatttacaagtggtaattgaaaaatagccacagtttcaaaagtaatcgaaatttaaccacttttcatgtaaagataaattcgAACGAAAACACTATccaaaatctggaaaaaaattgaagcataatatactggacttACAGCATAATGTACTGGATTTCCAGCaaaatatactggagttccagcataatatactggtagagcataatatgctgaaagttcatacacatgtgctccaatatccagtatattatgctggaaatttccgtgtgttggagttccagcataatatgctggaagttcatacacaagtgcaccaatctccagtatattatgctgaaactttccgtgttgcagcaaaatagtggctattttttaatgatttgcaaacgctggctatttttcaattaccagttcgaaaactggctagcccgtgctattttcacaaTTATTAATTCTAGGATGAAATGACTGGAAAGCCCTCTCTTTGTTGGGCTGTCTGCATCCCATATGTCCTAGGGCCCACATGTTGAGTTGGTTGATGACTTGATCCTGTCAAAAGGGCAGATACTTGAGTAGGTTGGTTGCTATGGGCTAGTTACTCAGCCCAATTCAGTAATTGGGCCTTTTGATATGCCCAGCATGAATTGAGATTAAGCCCAGTTCAGTTTGACCCAATCAGCAGTCCCTTAGTCCAGTTGGAAACTATATGGCAAAGATCACTTTTAGCCCACGGCCAACAGTAGTGGAAATAATATCAGGTAGCCACTTTTAAGCatgttgtttaaaatatatccacagtttaaattatatttaaagatCAGCCAATTTCGCTCAAATTTTAGGACGCGTCGTCCTAGAGTTTAAACctcaaaattcaaacttcagggcatcgtgtcctaaagttcgaaaattgtgtcctgaattttaaattagtagttcagaaattcaggacatcgtgtcctaaagTTCGAAAATTATATCCCGAAGTTCAAatcttatgtcctgaattttaaattagtggttcagaaattcaggacacttagtcctgaatttcaaattagcagctTAAAAATTCAGGACACTAAGTCTTGAGTTTTCAAATTCAAATACTTAGTCCTGAAGTTTAGGTGAATTGGCTAATCTTTAATTACATTGTAAATTGATGAATATaatttattcatatatttttatatgttaAATATTAATGATTTTAAATAAAACATGAATAAATATATCATGTTCTCCCATATTATCTAACATACTTCGCAAGAGGAAGAGCATATGAAAATTAAAGAAAAGAAGCAAAAAAGTGGGAATTGAGTAGCCAACTGGGAATGAAGAAGTAAATGGACTAAAGCACCATAGTTGCGACGATAGCAATTGAAAATCATAAAGGAAATCACATAGTTGCAACTAGAGAACTATAGTTGAAACTATAGTCTTTCTCTGCAGAATGAAACTCAATTGGCAAGTTCATAGTTGCACCTACAATTTCCATAGTTGCAACTATGAAGAACATTTTGCAtaaaactctataaatagagagtGAATTTTGGAAAGGAGACATTGAGTCTTGCGGGAGAAAATTACTCTTTGGTctctctctcttttgtctttagtATTTCCTACTAGTTGTCTTTCTTTTAGAAGAATAATATTTCTTCATAAGTTCTTTGTTCCTAAATTAGTTTTTCTTACTTCGTAACGGAGTAACTTCTTTTGTTGGGATAGTTGATGAAacttgatatatatatttataatactATCTCAGTTTAATACATCCTTGGCTTGAAACTTTCTTTTTATACTTTGTACTGTGCCGTAATAATAGTTTTAATCAATCATTATTATCACTTCTACatattttatctctaagttattcTTATATTAATTTTGTAATTCTCACGAAGCAAAATTGATATATAATAACCAATGAATAAAATAGTAGAGTGAGAGTAATTTTTAGTAATCTATTATTCCAAGTTCGTAATCTTGCTTGCCTCAGTTTTAATTCTCACGGAGAAATTATTgtaggcaagattattgattttttagtaaaaatattctcaCGAAGTTTTTACTACCTCTTAGcgcaattcaagcaagaaaaaatATTTTGGTTTAATCGTCACTAGTTTTAACTCAATTAATCACATAACCTCACGGAGTGCTTTTAATTGACTACTTCTTAGTGAGCTAAGTATAATTGTATTAGCAATAAGCAATTATTCCTCAGagaaatacatgaaaaaattgaGATTTTATTGTAATATACTATCAAATGAATTCAACGATTCCCAACTCTTTTAAATTATAAATCTTCCGAAAGTTCTTGATTTTTGTTTAAGTAATTAATAAGCTTTAAATCTCACTCACTTTTCATCAAAttgattctctcaaatagtagttGAAATATTAAAAGTCTGTAGCATAGATGTTCCAATCTTTGTGGGACGATATCATAAACTATACTAGAATGTGACAAAGCACGAGCAGGAAAATCCTATACACATTGGCCCCGTCATAAACtgtggatatattttaaatagcagGCTTAAAAGTGGCTATTGCTACATTGCGCCCCCAAAACTACTTACTTCGGGTAGCCGCAacagtgtataaaatttgtatatttcttCTATATAATATACAGAAATATATATATGCAGTGACACCTTATTTGATTCTTTTCATTTCAATACATTTTTACTTTTGCAGCAAAGAGAATCAATGACTTCAAGCTTTGAATCAGCTATCTAATTTTAATTTTCAGCATAATTTTTATCTATGACTTTCATACTGTATTTTGCATTTGTTGCAGGTTGTTTGGGAGGAATAGGTAGCCATTTGTTTTTTAATGTTACTAAGCAAAGTTTTTAAAGCATTACTAAGTCAATACAGTTGACTTTTGACATATCATTGCAAAACCTCGATATTTCCACTACAATATTAGAGAAGTTGTGCATTATTAACAACACAAACATCTAAGGTTCAGTTGATTCCAGGACATTTCAGATTTCTTCCGGAGAGTTAAAAAGGAAGGAAAACTAATTCAAAATTGTAGTAGAAAACATAAATTGTTTAGGGTTTGATATTTAATTTTGTGAGAACTGCTTTCAGAGagttataataaaaatatttttcctccaTATTGTTGTATTAGAGAgaattataataaaatatttcctTCAACTAATGTGGCTTGTGAGAGAagaaagggcagcccggtgcactagcTCCGCGCGTGGTCCGGAAaagggtcggaccacaagggtctatcgtacgcagtcttaccctgcatttttgcaagaggttgtttccatgtctcgaacccgtgacctcctggtcacatggcttGTGAGAGAAGAAAATGATATAATGTTATGGAAAGAAGATGAGTTCTGTGAGAAGATCAATATATACCACAAGAAATGATTTTTGAAATATGCAAATCCCAGTACAAGAGAAGTAAGAATTCTTCCGCGCGCGGATTTACATCCTCAGATTAACTGTAGTCTGTAAGTATTTATCAAGTTATGAACCAGGTGAAAAGAAGTATAAAGTTCTTTTGATGACACTTCAATATTTTTCACAAGAGTACACAAGAACTTGGATTTTCACTTTAGGCATAGATGAATTATGGAGAGAGATTAATAGCTTTGGCAATTTTCGTCTGTTCAAGAAACTTTCAGAATCATCACATTGTGGACTGCTGCTAAACACTACTTATATAAATATGAAGTAAGAGA containing:
- the LOC104119905 gene encoding uncharacterized protein, translated to MGRGRGKAKKQSVRDDIGSGEEEKIPVRRRGRPLKPLKDEIEEEEENEEKVEEDEYDGENTKGSVLNKDVKNQTAVNGKKRKRISQVKEADSVKMENGIGTKTNSNDLIKSVGFRQNGSRRKNKPRRAAEVGVECR